The following proteins are co-located in the Acipenser ruthenus chromosome 35, fAciRut3.2 maternal haplotype, whole genome shotgun sequence genome:
- the LOC117395169 gene encoding uncharacterized protein LOC117395169, whose amino-acid sequence MMPCCLRFGITLLLAVLVTEVWTQNPPLGSVRTECQGSVMMMMLDKSFVGKYFRINVIDNKGLLVSLSPRLAAQCGYSLTVDFLGNAKFLASVVSCFAQNTNDETYKLTVQISVFSNSAMTSASSYVQSMTCRYSPWAEREILCERNYMEVSVRRGVPLIEPNFVQDDPDWSLAYPEATAADNSIWKIVFHLPANRKTTMTVAQAMTNGYGINTTPTRILVRAAYNSTESQPQVIQTVPMAVLRSTTFYKQRWMVMMVDTAVTCPTDGTAFTEQMITWNVPRVLPPLVPTPQITTLDVQMGVDGRKLDPATIHNRDYKLDVGPQLITVKIPVGADGGYYKSHVLDNTYVISYSIEPMLEHTWQDGPEKTKYTVLHPITTPFMPRPPVVTNNTVPKARVFNVTLGTFLPDVELVKIIVGPETLTVPEANLKGYNVQEHVFPNGSKTYTLQVPFEDPNVKQKVTPPDTRTYILPLTYLLNIVPENTPFTHPAVVEAILKDIIPPTVTGYCDGAAFYTMVTYGNMGRNWIPFVGSRELGGSLLALYKYNANSTNFWMTVPYNSVDATY is encoded by the exons atgatgccgtgttgtcttagatttgg aataacattgctgttagcagtgttagtcactgaagtttggacgcagaacccccctctag gctcggtgaggacagaatgtcaagggagtgttatgatgatgatgttggataagtcttttgttggaaagtattttcgcatcaatgtgattg ACAATAAGGGGCtgcttgtgtccctctctccaagactggccgcacagtgtggatatagcttaactgttgacttcttgggaaatgccaagttccttgcttctgtggtgagctgctttgctcagaacaca aatgatgagacctacaagctgacagtacaaatcagtgtcttctcaaacagtgctatgacttcagcttcctcctatgttcagagcatgacatgccgctattctccatgggcagagagggagattctgtgtgaaagaaactacatggag gtttctgtgagaagaggtgtgccacttattgagccaaactttgttcaagatgatcctgattggtcccttgcataccctgag gcaactgctgctgacaacagcatctggaaaattgtgttccatctcccagcaaatagaaagacaactatgactgttgctcaggccatgacaaatggctatggcataaacactacaccaactcgaattctggttagagctgcatacaactccacagaaagccagcctcaggtg atccaaactgtaccaatggctgtgctaagatcaaccaccttttataagcaaagatggatggtcatgatggtggacactgcagttacatgtcctactg atggaacagccttcacagaacagatgattacatggaatgttccccgtgttctacctcctcttgttccgacaccacaaattactacccttgatgttcaaatgggagttgatggccgcaagcttgaccctgcaacgattcataatagagattataaactggatgttggtccccagctaatcactgtaaaaattcctgtgggagctgatggtggatattacaag agccatgtactggacaacacctatgtgatctcttactctattgaaccaatgctggagcatacctggcaagatgggcctgagaagaccaagtacacagtacttcatccaataaccactcctttcatgcctcggccaccagttgtcacaaaca acactgttcctaaagccagagtgttcaatgtgaccctggggacattcctgcctgatgtggagctggtcaaaattatagttggaccagagacgttaactgtgccagaagccaacctaaaaggttataatgtccaggagcatgtctttcccaatgggtccaagacctacactctccaggtgccatttgaggaccccaatgtgaagcaaaag gtaactcctccagacaccagaacctacattctgcccctgacctacttgctgaatatagtgccagagaatacaccttttactcatcctgctgtagtcgaagccattctcaaagacatca ttccacctacagtaactggctactgtgatggtgctgcattctataccatggtaacatatggcaacatgggtcgcaactggattccttttgtgggctcaagagaacttggtggaagtctgcttgccctgtacaagtataatgccaactctaccaatttctggatgactgtcccatacaattcagttgatgccacata ttga
- the LOC131705267 gene encoding zona pellucida sperm-binding protein 2-like — MFSFTSGRDALKGQIYFHCSVVICDSNRPSDSLCSRRCIPGKQRLGRSAEGMDGGAVKAFVSSGPIELKRDGSLHFMPRSGQFNVWSLLGAAMGVCSVVVFVAGVVYFWKMPKSVCS, encoded by the exons atgttttccttcacaagcggccgggatgcactgaaaggacag atctacttccactgcagtgttgtgatatgtgattcaaaccggccatctgacagcctctgtagcagacggtgcattccagggaaacagaggcttg gtcgcagtgctgaagggatggatggtggtgcagtaaaggcgtttgtgtcttctggcccaattgagctgaagagagatggatcccttcactttatgcctagaagcg gccaattcaatgtgtggtcccttctgggagctgcaatgggtgtgtgttcagtggttgtctttgtagctggagttgtatatttttggaaaatgcccaaaagtgtgtgttcataa
- the LOC131705250 gene encoding uncharacterized protein LOC131705250 → MMPCCLRFGITLLLAVLVTEVWMQNPPLGSVRTECQGSVMMMMLDKSFVGKYFRINVIDNKGVLVSLSPRLAAQCGYSLTVDFLGNAKFLASVLSCFAQNTNDETYKLTVQISVFSNSAMTSASSYVQSMTCRYSPWAEREILCERNYMEVSVRRGVPLIEPNFVQDDPDWSLAYPEATAADNSIWKIVFHLPANRKTTMTVAQGMTNGYGINTTPTRILVRAAYNSTESQPQVIQTVPMAVLRSTTFYKQRWMVMMVDTAVTCPTDGTAFTEQMITWNVPRVLPPLVPTPQITTLDVQMGVDGRKLDPATIHNRDYKLDVGPQLITVKIPVGADGGYYKSHVLDNTYVISYSIEPMLEHTWQDGPEKTKYTVLHPITTPFMPRPPVVTNNTVPKARVFNVTLGTFLPDVELVKIIVGPETLTVPEANLKGYNVQEHVFPNGSKTYTLQVPFEDPNVKQKVTPPDTRTYILPLTYLLNIVPENTPFTHPAVVEAILKDIIPPTVTGYCDGAAFYTMVTYGNMGRNWIPFVGSRELGGSLLALYKYNANSTNFWMAVPYNSVDATYEVISSSGIRSRLDLTLKDIGTMVVVADFSLSCSFPTKMIDCFTNGTMAALAVKVESLPSLSPSQLTLRDPSCRPLQSDAINAVFYFNVNSCGTTKRFDNNLLTYENEVLFTSYRLRVACHYLVNDTKVVQFLYQNNPAPVVQPGVGDLAVIMRLALDSTYNDFYGAQDYPVVKYLRRPLYFEVELLYSRDPQAELFLENCWATYSVDRNSSPKWDVVVDSCENSADEYLTIFHPVSSNARVLFPSHLKRFEVKMFSFTSGRDALKGQIYFHCSVVICDSNRPSDSLCSRRCIPGKQRLGRSAEGMDGGAVKAFVSSGPIELKRDGSLHFMPRSGQFNVWSLLGAAMGVCSVVVFVAGVVYFWEMPKSVY, encoded by the exons atgatgccgtgttgtcttagatttgg aataacattgctgttagcagtgttagtcactgaagtttggatgcagaacccccctctag gctcggtgaggacagaatgtcaagggagtgttatgatgatgatgttggataagtcttttgttggaaagtattttcgcatcaatgtgattg acaataagggggtgcttgtgtccctctctccaagactggctgcacagtgtggatatagcttaacagttgacttcttgggaaatgccaagttccttgcttctgtgctgagctgctttgctcagaacaca aatgatgagacctacaagctgacagtacaaatcagtgtcttctcaaacagtgctatgacttcagcttcctcctatgttcagagcatgacatgccgctattctccatgggcagagagggagattctgtgtgaaagaaactacatggag gtttctgtgagaagaggggtgccacttattgagccaaactttgttcaagatgatcctgattggtcccttgcgTACCCagag gcaactgctgctgacaacagcatctggaaaattgtgttccatctcccagcaaatagaaagacaaccatgactgttgctcagggcatgacaaatggctatggcataaacactacaccaactcgaattctggttagagctgcatacaactccacagaaagccagcctcaggtg atccaaactgtaccaatggctgtgctaagatcaaccaccttttataagcaaagatggatggtcatgatggtggacactgcagttacatgtcctactg atggaaccgccttcacagaacagatgattacatggaatgttccccgtgttctacctcctcttgttccgacaccacaaattactacccttgatgttcaaatgggagttgatggccgcaagcttgaccctgcaacgattcataatagagattataaactggatgtcggtccccagctaatcactgtaaaaattcctgtgggagctgatggtggatattacaag agccatgtattggacaacacctatgtgatctcttactctattgaaccaatgctggagcatacctggcaagatgggcctgagaagaccaagtacacagtacttcatccaataaccactcctttcatgcctcggccaccagttgtcacaaatA acactgttcctaaagccagagtgttcaatgtgaccctggggacattcctgcctgatgtggagctggtcaaaattatagttggaccagagacgttaactgtgccagaagccaacctaaaaggttataatgtccaggagcatgtctttcccaatggatccaagacctacactctccaggtgccatttgaggaccccaatgtgaagcaaaag gtaactcctccagacaccagaacctacattctgcccctgacctacttgctgaatatagtgccagagaatacaccctttactcatcctgctgtagtcgaagccattctcaaagacatca ttccacctacagtaactggctactgtgatggtgctgcattctataccatggtaacatatggcaacatgggtcgcaactggattccttttgtgggctcaagagaacttggtggaagtctgcttgccctgtacaagtataatgccaactctaccaatttctggatggctgtgccatacaattcagttgatgccacatatgaa gtgatcagttcttcaggcatcagaagcagacttgacttgaccttgaaggatattgggaccatggttgtggtggctgacttctccctgtcctgcagtttccctacaaagatgattg attgcttcaccaatggcactatggcagctcttgctgtgaaagtggaatctctccccagcttgtctccaagtcaactaactctaagggatccGAGTTGCCGacctcttcagtctgatgctatcaatgcggttttctacttcaatgtcaactcctgtggcacaactaaaagg tttgacaacaacctcctgacttatgagaatgaagtgctgttcacatcttaccg gttgagagttgcctgtcactatctggtcaatgacaccaaggtagtacagttcttataccagaataatcctgcacctgtagtccagcctggcgtgggggaccttgcagtcatcatgcggcttgcattgg attcaacctacaatgacttctatggagctcaggattaccctgttgtgaagtacttgcgaagacccttgtattttgaggtagaactcctgtacagcagggatccacaggctgaattgtttttggagaactgctgggcaacctattctgttgacaggaatagctctccaaagtgggatgttgttgtggacag ctgtgagaactctgcagatgagtacttgaccatctttcacccagtctccagcaatgcaagagtgctgttcccttcccatctgaagaggtttgaagtgaaaatgttttccttcacaagcggccgggatgcactgaaaggacag atttacttccactgcagtgttgtgatatgtgattcaaaccggccatcagacagcctctgtagcagacggtgcattccagggaaacagaggcttg gtcgcagtgctgaagggatggatggtggtgcagtaaaggcgtttgtgtcttctggcccaattgagctgaagagagatggatcccttcactttatgcctagaagcg gccaattcaatgtgtggtcccttctgggagctgcaatgggtgtgtgttcagtggttgtctttgtagctggagttgtgtatttttgggaaatgcccaaaagtgtgtattga